A genome region from Myroides fluvii includes the following:
- a CDS encoding outer membrane beta-barrel protein — MRKVIYVLSLFGLCLISQTAAAQFNPYYYNKHEVGVSVQGGYLGLQNSMPYGFKSDGGMSFGAGLHYDYHLSRKFSVGIGGVYTMSNAKYEANRYEGSMPTVDSEGANFIFKYKTSAVNEKMTLNQLNIPITVAYTMDNNLYFRTGVQIGLSMTSEVETTFNHLETEGYFPQYNLTLPFPIPNGFGSFGTQKHTKDVDVNTRIAWVGEVGYKYELAERQNLYFGLYFDLGLNDIKKSNSDTATSSLLGYQPIKGEKEAKLDYNAAYDNATYKLKTYAIGIKVKYGFGL, encoded by the coding sequence ATGAGAAAAGTTATATATGTATTAAGTCTGTTTGGCTTGTGTTTGATTTCTCAAACGGCAGCAGCTCAATTCAATCCTTACTATTACAATAAACACGAAGTTGGAGTAAGTGTACAAGGAGGATATTTGGGATTACAAAACAGCATGCCTTATGGTTTTAAATCGGATGGGGGGATGTCTTTTGGGGCTGGACTTCACTATGATTACCATTTGTCTCGCAAATTTAGCGTGGGAATTGGCGGAGTTTATACTATGAGTAATGCCAAATACGAAGCGAATCGCTATGAGGGAAGTATGCCTACAGTAGATTCAGAAGGTGCTAATTTTATCTTTAAGTACAAAACAAGTGCTGTGAATGAGAAGATGACACTAAATCAATTGAATATTCCAATTACGGTTGCCTATACCATGGACAATAATTTGTACTTCAGAACAGGAGTTCAAATAGGATTGAGTATGACAAGTGAAGTGGAAACTACGTTTAATCATTTAGAAACAGAAGGTTATTTTCCGCAGTATAACTTGACTTTGCCTTTTCCGATACCGAATGGATTTGGCTCTTTCGGAACTCAGAAGCATACGAAAGATGTGGACGTTAATACGAGAATTGCTTGGGTAGGAGAAGTAGGATATAAGTATGAATTAGCCGAAAGACAGAATTTGTATTTTGGCTTGTATTTTGATTTAGGATTAAATGATATAAAGAAATCGAATAGCGATACTGCTACTTCTTCTCTTCTTGGTTATCAACCAATTAAAGGGGAGAAAGAAGCTAAATTGGATTACAATGCAGCCTATGATAATGCAACGTATAAATTAAAAACGTATGCTATCGGAATTAAAGTAAAATATGGTTTTGGTCTATAA
- a CDS encoding FMN-binding glutamate synthase family protein, whose product MFHKKFFNRFTFGQLTIASVLIYVLYSITTVVLYQSAASIVNLVLSGILTYLTIYDLLQNRHTIRRNYPLFARFRYMFESIRPEMRQYFWEGELDGKPFNRRERSIVYQRAKNEKQTVSFGMQDDPNRIGYEWAAHSVYPKHVTDTNFRTLIGGEECKQPYSASIYNISAMSYGALSKKAITALNEGAKIGGFAHNTGEGGISQYHRSGGDLIWQIGTGYFGCRDEKGFFSEPLFEERSNYPEVKMIELKLSQGAKPGHGGLLPAEKNTVEIAAIRSITPHTTVHSPSGHTAFSNPVELIHFIAKLRKLSNGKPVGFKICIGRKDEFLAIIDAMKQTGITPDFITIDGAEGGTGAAPLEFIDYMGMALNDALVFANKTLIENGLRGKIRLLASGRIISAFDIAKTIALGADACYSARGMMFALGCIQALQCDSGHCPVGIATQDETLYKALDITDKRMRVANFHKNTMKALGEFISAVGYEKPSEIDPRTFHKRVDHGVNKSFQEMYFGELDTRKKA is encoded by the coding sequence ATGTTTCACAAAAAGTTTTTTAATCGATTCACATTTGGACAATTGACCATTGCTTCAGTTTTGATATACGTATTGTACTCTATTACTACTGTTGTTCTTTACCAATCAGCAGCTAGCATTGTTAATCTTGTACTCTCCGGAATTCTAACATACTTAACAATCTATGATTTACTTCAAAACAGACATACGATTCGAAGAAACTACCCGTTATTCGCTCGTTTTAGATATATGTTTGAATCTATTCGTCCAGAGATGCGTCAGTATTTTTGGGAGGGAGAACTAGATGGGAAACCGTTTAACCGTCGTGAGCGTTCGATTGTTTACCAAAGGGCTAAAAACGAAAAACAAACTGTTTCTTTTGGTATGCAAGATGATCCGAACCGCATTGGTTATGAATGGGCGGCTCACTCTGTATATCCGAAACACGTTACGGACACTAATTTCAGAACGTTAATTGGTGGAGAGGAATGTAAACAACCTTATAGTGCAAGTATTTACAATATTAGTGCAATGAGTTATGGTGCATTGAGCAAAAAGGCAATTACGGCTTTAAATGAAGGAGCTAAAATTGGTGGTTTTGCACACAACACTGGTGAAGGGGGTATTAGTCAATACCACCGTTCAGGAGGAGATTTAATTTGGCAAATTGGTACAGGATACTTTGGATGTCGCGATGAAAAAGGATTCTTTAGTGAGCCTTTATTTGAGGAGCGCTCAAACTACCCTGAGGTAAAAATGATTGAGTTAAAACTTTCTCAAGGAGCTAAACCTGGACACGGGGGATTGTTACCTGCAGAAAAAAACACAGTAGAAATTGCTGCAATTAGAAGTATTACTCCACATACAACCGTTCACTCACCATCTGGACACACTGCATTCAGCAATCCAGTTGAATTAATACACTTTATAGCTAAACTTAGAAAGTTATCTAATGGAAAACCTGTTGGGTTTAAGATTTGTATTGGTCGTAAAGATGAGTTCTTGGCTATTATAGATGCAATGAAACAAACGGGGATCACACCAGATTTCATCACGATTGATGGTGCTGAAGGAGGAACAGGAGCTGCTCCATTAGAATTTATTGACTATATGGGAATGGCATTGAACGATGCTTTAGTATTCGCTAACAAAACATTAATTGAAAACGGCTTAAGAGGAAAAATTAGACTTTTAGCTTCAGGAAGAATCATTTCTGCCTTTGATATTGCTAAAACGATCGCACTTGGTGCTGATGCATGTTATAGTGCCAGAGGTATGATGTTTGCCTTAGGTTGTATCCAGGCTTTACAATGTGATAGCGGACATTGTCCTGTAGGTATTGCTACACAAGATGAAACGTTGTACAAAGCACTAGATATTACAGATAAGAGAATGCGCGTAGCCAATTTCCACAAAAATACAATGAAAGCTTTAGGAGAATTCATTAGCGCAGTAGGTTATGAAAAACCAAGCGAAATTGATCCTAGAACGTTCCATAAACGCGTGGATCACGGTGTAAACAAAAGTTTCCAAGAAATGTATTTTGGAGAATTAGACACCCGTAAAAAAGCATAG
- a CDS encoding chloride channel protein — protein MNAIKKTKDFLFYSFSTTFRWILISLLLGGLIGTASALFLFVLDYVTSLRSANPVLLVGLPLGGFLIGCLYYYCGGSVNKGNNLLIQEYHHPTAKIPFKMVPFVLVGTWITHLFGGSAGREGTAVQLGGALADQCSKLFKGSPLDRQALLLMGIAGGFASVFGTPLAGTLFAIELMVVGRNKYNHILPLLLTAIVSHYICLLWGISHTTYPAAVIPPLDVNTVLKISVAGIAFGLTAILFVKSTDTVSQLASKYISYPPLRPFFGGLIIILLYYCIQDAQFLGLGIETIVDSFAVSQPSTVFLLKILFTAITLGMGFKGGEVTPLFFIGATLGSFLAVSLQLPIGFVASLGFVAVFAGATKTPLACIFMSVELFGSETLIYTALCCIIAYLVSGKHSIYKFQLYL, from the coding sequence ATGAATGCAATTAAAAAAACAAAAGATTTTCTTTTCTATTCTTTTAGCACAACTTTTCGTTGGATACTGATCAGTTTACTACTCGGTGGGCTTATAGGTACTGCCTCTGCCCTATTCTTGTTTGTTCTCGACTATGTTACATCCCTTCGGTCAGCTAACCCCGTCTTGTTAGTTGGATTACCCTTAGGCGGATTTCTTATCGGTTGTTTATATTATTATTGTGGTGGTTCTGTAAACAAGGGGAATAACTTGTTAATCCAAGAATATCATCATCCCACGGCTAAAATCCCCTTTAAAATGGTGCCCTTTGTATTAGTAGGTACTTGGATTACACATCTCTTTGGAGGATCAGCGGGTAGAGAGGGAACAGCCGTTCAACTTGGTGGAGCACTAGCGGATCAATGTAGCAAACTGTTCAAAGGCTCTCCTTTAGATAGACAAGCGCTCTTGCTAATGGGAATTGCGGGGGGCTTCGCTTCTGTTTTTGGAACACCTTTGGCTGGAACTTTGTTTGCGATAGAACTCATGGTTGTTGGTAGAAACAAATACAATCACATCCTCCCTTTACTTCTTACAGCTATCGTTTCACATTACATTTGTCTTCTGTGGGGAATTTCACACACTACTTATCCAGCAGCTGTAATTCCGCCTTTAGATGTCAATACTGTATTAAAAATAAGTGTCGCTGGTATCGCGTTTGGCTTAACGGCTATTCTATTTGTCAAATCAACGGATACAGTCTCTCAGTTGGCCTCAAAATACATCAGTTATCCACCTTTACGCCCCTTTTTTGGAGGCCTTATTATTATTCTACTTTACTATTGCATCCAAGATGCACAATTTTTGGGCTTGGGTATAGAAACTATAGTAGATTCATTTGCTGTATCGCAGCCCTCGACCGTTTTTTTACTCAAAATACTATTCACGGCTATTACATTGGGAATGGGTTTTAAAGGAGGAGAAGTAACCCCTTTATTTTTTATAGGAGCAACTTTGGGTAGTTTTCTAGCTGTCTCTTTACAGTTACCTATTGGCTTTGTAGCAAGCCTCGGTTTTGTGGCCGTTTTCGCAGGTGCAACCAAAACACCTTTAGCTTGTATCTTTATGTCTGTTGAATTATTTGGTAGTGAAACACTTATCTATACCGCTCTTTGCTGTATAATCGCTTATTTAGTTAGTGGTAAACACAGTATTTATAAATTTCAATTATACCTATAA
- a CDS encoding PUR family DNA/RNA-binding protein, which translates to MRDNEMLEKEEIFSKVLRAGRRTYFFDVRATKADDYYITVTESKKFTEDDGSFHFKKHKIYLYKEDFAAFKEILDEMTEYVVNHKGEEVISERHQKDFKKEYQKEEGDSLNNFTDVEFDDI; encoded by the coding sequence ATGAGAGATAACGAAATGTTAGAAAAAGAAGAGATTTTCTCGAAAGTATTGAGAGCGGGTAGAAGAACTTATTTCTTTGATGTAAGAGCTACAAAAGCTGATGATTACTACATAACCGTAACTGAAAGTAAAAAATTCACCGAAGACGATGGTTCATTCCACTTTAAAAAACACAAAATCTATTTATATAAAGAAGATTTTGCTGCATTTAAAGAGATCTTAGATGAGATGACAGAATACGTAGTAAATCATAAAGGTGAAGAAGTTATTTCTGAAAGACACCAAAAAGATTTCAAAAAAGAATATCAAAAAGAAGAAGGTGATTCATTAAACAATTTTACAGACGTAGAATTTGATGATATTTAA